A part of Denitratisoma oestradiolicum genomic DNA contains:
- a CDS encoding septal ring lytic transglycosylase RlpA family protein — protein sequence MATPAPPAKKPAQRPSAYTLKKGGGFYKDDGPGDNPPEDLAVIPDAVPRPEPLHRFANRPYSVLGRDFVPLLEIGTYKARGVASWYGRKFHGQKTSSGEPYDMYGMTAAHPILPIPSYVRVSNPANGNMVVLRVNDRGPFHADRIIDLSYTAAWKLGLTGNGSGIVEVESLLTGAGTLPAQVPVTDDPLARLAEERSEALRLERALPVPTNTEAKGVFLQLGAFGNPDNAESFKAHISRQLDWMGETVSIQSAGNVQRVQIGPYRDRLAAESAAERIRTTLGVSPSIVVR from the coding sequence GTGGCGACACCTGCCCCACCCGCGAAAAAGCCCGCCCAGCGCCCTTCCGCTTACACCCTGAAAAAAGGCGGCGGGTTCTACAAGGATGATGGTCCCGGCGACAATCCCCCGGAGGACCTGGCCGTCATTCCCGACGCAGTGCCCCGGCCGGAGCCCCTGCATCGTTTCGCCAACAGGCCCTATTCGGTGCTGGGGCGGGACTTCGTGCCTCTGCTGGAGATCGGGACCTATAAGGCTCGGGGGGTGGCGAGTTGGTACGGGCGCAAGTTTCATGGGCAGAAGACATCCTCCGGCGAACCCTACGACATGTACGGCATGACGGCGGCTCATCCCATCCTGCCCATCCCCTCCTATGTCCGTGTCAGCAACCCGGCCAACGGCAATATGGTGGTGTTGCGGGTCAACGACCGGGGTCCATTCCACGCCGACCGCATCATCGACCTTTCCTATACGGCGGCATGGAAGCTGGGGCTCACCGGCAATGGCAGCGGCATCGTGGAAGTGGAAAGCCTGCTGACAGGGGCCGGGACCCTGCCAGCCCAGGTGCCGGTGACGGACGACCCCCTCGCCCGACTAGCGGAAGAAAGATCGGAAGCGCTACGACTGGAGCGGGCACTCCCCGTCCCAACCAACACCGAGGCGAAGGGTGTGTTCCTGCAGCTGGGGGCCTTTGGCAATCCCGACAACGCCGAGAGCTTCAAGGCCCATATCAGCCGTCAACTGGACTGGATGGGCGAGACCGTATCGATCCAGTCGGCGGGTAATGTCCAACGGGTCCAGATCGGTCCCTACCGGGATCGCCTGGCTGCCGAGAGCGCGGCCGAACGCATCCGCACCACCCTGGGCGTCAGCCCCTCGATCGTGGTGCGCTGA
- the ccmD gene encoding heme exporter protein CcmD encodes MIFWNSFADFIAMGGYGGYVWGSFGMAALIMVMEPILVVRRRTQTIARLKRQARAEARNSSE; translated from the coding sequence ATGATTTTCTGGAACAGTTTTGCCGATTTCATCGCCATGGGCGGCTATGGCGGCTATGTCTGGGGCTCCTTCGGCATGGCGGCCCTGATCATGGTCATGGAACCCATCCTCGTCGTTCGCCGTCGAACCCAGACCATTGCGCGCCTGAAGCGTCAGGCCCGCGCCGAAGCAAGGAACTCCTCCGAATGA
- the mtgA gene encoding monofunctional biosynthetic peptidoglycan transglycosylase, translating to MTRTLLHRLRQGLALLLLAGLLWQGWYLGWVLWWKFMDPGSTSFMARRLGEMQEKNPKAEIRHFWVPYSRISNHLKRAVVAAEDDRFVDHEGFDWEGMQKALEKNQKKGRVVAGGSTISQQLAKNLFLSAAKTPWRKAQEAVITVMIETCWGKRRILEVYLNSVEWGEGIFGAEAAARRYYRGSATALGPEQAARLAVMLPAPRRFEKNPYSPYVNGRTQLILGRMGSAEVP from the coding sequence ATGACAAGAACACTTCTCCACCGTCTCCGCCAGGGCCTGGCCCTGTTGCTGCTGGCCGGTCTGCTGTGGCAGGGCTGGTATCTGGGCTGGGTGCTGTGGTGGAAGTTCATGGACCCGGGCAGCACTTCCTTCATGGCCCGGCGCCTGGGGGAAATGCAGGAAAAGAACCCCAAGGCGGAAATCCGCCACTTCTGGGTACCCTACAGTCGGATTTCCAACCATCTGAAGCGGGCCGTGGTGGCGGCGGAGGATGACCGCTTCGTGGATCACGAGGGCTTCGACTGGGAGGGCATGCAAAAGGCCCTGGAGAAGAACCAGAAGAAGGGCCGTGTGGTGGCCGGTGGCTCCACCATTTCCCAGCAACTGGCCAAGAACCTGTTCCTCTCCGCCGCCAAGACCCCCTGGCGCAAGGCCCAGGAGGCGGTGATCACGGTGATGATCGAAACCTGCTGGGGCAAGCGCCGCATCCTGGAGGTCTATCTCAACTCGGTGGAATGGGGCGAGGGCATCTTCGGCGCCGAGGCCGCCGCCCGCCGCTACTATCGCGGCTCCGCCACCGCCCTGGGCCCGGAGCAGGCGGCCCGGCTGGCGGTGATGCTGCCGGCACCGCGCCGCTTCGAGAAGAACCCCTATTCCCCCTACGTCAATGGCCGCACCCAGTTGATTCTGGGACGCATGGGCAGCGCCGAGGTGCCCTGA
- the dmeF gene encoding CDF family Co(II)/Ni(II) efflux transporter DmeF, with product MHTHDLTPWTHHHIFDRGNRAAERGTRRVMAITALMMVLEIIAGWWFNSMALLADGWHMSSHALAIGLAALAYWAARRYAHDPRFAFGTWKIEVLAGFVSAMLLLGVAAAMVVGSLERLITPTEIHFVEAIAVAMLGLGVNVVCALILGNAHDHHHDDHHHHGHDLNLRSAYLHVIADAATSVLAIAALLGGLLLGWSWLDPLMGIVGAVLVAIWALGLIRETGQVLLDREMHHPVVDEIRAVITGHPSWQETTRIADLHVWRVGHTQYSVIISLVTHDPTLTPVMVKQQLAEHQELVHVSVEVNRCEDI from the coding sequence ATGCATACCCACGACCTGACGCCCTGGACCCACCACCACATCTTCGATCGGGGCAACCGCGCCGCCGAGCGCGGCACCCGCCGGGTGATGGCGATCACCGCCCTGATGATGGTGCTGGAAATTATCGCCGGCTGGTGGTTCAACTCCATGGCCCTGCTGGCCGACGGCTGGCACATGAGTTCCCATGCCCTGGCCATCGGCCTCGCGGCCCTGGCCTACTGGGCCGCCCGCCGTTACGCCCATGATCCCCGCTTCGCTTTCGGCACCTGGAAGATCGAGGTGCTGGCCGGCTTCGTCAGTGCCATGCTGCTGCTGGGCGTTGCCGCTGCCATGGTGGTCGGATCGTTGGAGCGCCTGATCACACCGACCGAGATCCATTTCGTCGAGGCCATCGCTGTGGCGATGCTGGGCCTGGGCGTGAATGTAGTCTGCGCCCTGATCCTGGGTAATGCTCATGATCACCATCACGATGATCACCACCACCATGGCCACGATCTGAATCTGCGTTCGGCCTACCTGCACGTGATCGCCGATGCCGCCACCTCCGTACTGGCCATCGCAGCCCTGCTGGGGGGGCTGCTACTGGGCTGGAGCTGGCTGGACCCCCTGATGGGCATCGTCGGCGCGGTCCTGGTGGCAATCTGGGCCCTGGGTCTGATTCGGGAAACCGGCCAGGTGCTGCTGGATCGGGAAATGCATCATCCAGTGGTGGATGAGATCCGCGCCGTCATCACCGGCCATCCGTCCTGGCAGGAGACCACCCGCATCGCTGACCTCCATGTCTGGCGCGTCGGCCATACCCAGTACAGCGTCATCATCAGCCTGGTGACCCACGATCCGACCCTCACCCCGGTGATGGTCAAGCAGCAGCTGGCCGAGCACCAGGAACTGGTTCATGTATCGGTGGAGGTCAATCGCTGCGAGGATATCTGA
- the rodA gene encoding rod shape-determining protein RodA: protein MEYLQTLWRRLLDPIDPPLMTSCAILVGIALLALGSASPERMGAQCINIVAALCIMRLVAQMQPQRLMHMAVPIYVLGLLLLVAVALVGDVSKGARRWLNLGVMRIQPSELMKIAMPLMLAWYFQKREATIRLKDYLLAAILLLAPVALIAKQPDLGTAILVLAAGCYVIFFAGLPWKIMIALGTAAIAATPLAWTHLHDYQRHRILTLFDPESDPLGKGFHIIQSTIAIGSGGILGKGWGQGTQAQLEFIPERHTDFIFAVMSEEFGLLGNLALLVVYFLLIGRGLMIAANAPTLFTRLMAGAITMIFFTYAFVNMGMVSGILPVVGVPLPFISYGGTALVTLFLGVGILMSIHKNRMLVQK, encoded by the coding sequence ATGGAATATCTACAAACACTCTGGCGACGCCTGCTGGACCCCATCGACCCGCCCTTGATGACGTCCTGCGCCATCCTGGTGGGTATCGCCCTGCTGGCCCTGGGCAGTGCGTCACCGGAGCGCATGGGTGCCCAGTGCATCAATATTGTCGCCGCCCTGTGCATCATGCGCCTGGTGGCCCAAATGCAACCCCAGCGCCTGATGCACATGGCGGTACCGATCTATGTTCTGGGTCTTTTGTTGCTGGTGGCGGTGGCCCTGGTGGGCGACGTTTCCAAAGGTGCCCGACGCTGGCTTAACCTGGGCGTGATGCGCATCCAGCCCTCGGAACTGATGAAGATCGCCATGCCCCTGATGCTGGCCTGGTACTTTCAGAAACGGGAGGCCACCATACGATTGAAGGACTATCTATTGGCGGCGATTCTGCTGCTGGCACCGGTGGCCCTGATCGCCAAGCAGCCGGACCTGGGCACCGCCATCCTGGTCCTTGCGGCAGGCTGCTACGTGATCTTTTTCGCCGGCCTGCCCTGGAAGATCATGATTGCACTGGGGACCGCCGCAATAGCGGCTACTCCCCTGGCCTGGACCCATCTCCATGACTATCAGCGCCACCGCATCCTCACCCTCTTCGATCCGGAATCCGATCCCCTGGGCAAGGGTTTCCACATCATTCAGTCCACCATCGCCATCGGCTCCGGCGGCATCCTGGGCAAGGGCTGGGGCCAGGGCACCCAAGCCCAGCTCGAATTCATCCCGGAACGTCACACCGACTTCATCTTCGCCGTCATGTCCGAGGAGTTCGGTCTGCTGGGCAACCTGGCGTTGCTGGTGGTGTACTTCCTGCTGATCGGACGGGGCCTGATGATCGCCGCCAACGCGCCGACCCTGTTCACCCGCCTGATGGCTGGCGCCATCACCATGATCTTTTTCACCTACGCCTTCGTGAACATGGGCATGGTCAGCGGCATCCTGCCCGTGGTGGGGGTACCCCTGCCCTTCATCAGCTACGGCGGTACCGCCCTGGTGACGCTGTTCCTGGGGGTCGGTATCCTGATGAGCATTCACAAGAATCGAATGCTTGTACAGAAGTGA
- the ccmE gene encoding cytochrome c maturation protein CcmE → MKIRHKKLAIIAGALALVGVIAALVLNALNSNIALYVSPTDVLAGKAPQGKAFRIGGLVKTGSVTRAADGLTISFVVTDTEADLPVSYRGILPDLFKEGKGVVAQGRMEGTSRFVASEVLAKHDENYMPPEAAQAVGDAHNRAAQKKAAVEAAGAAVAPAPAPAQY, encoded by the coding sequence ATGAAAATCCGACACAAGAAACTCGCCATCATCGCTGGCGCCCTGGCCCTGGTGGGCGTCATCGCCGCTCTGGTGCTGAATGCCCTCAACAGCAACATCGCCCTGTATGTTTCCCCCACCGATGTGCTGGCGGGCAAGGCGCCTCAGGGCAAGGCCTTCCGCATTGGCGGTCTGGTCAAGACAGGCAGCGTGACCCGGGCCGCCGATGGCCTCACCATCAGTTTCGTGGTGACCGACACCGAGGCCGATCTGCCCGTCAGCTACAGGGGCATCCTTCCCGACCTGTTCAAGGAGGGCAAGGGCGTGGTGGCCCAGGGCCGTATGGAGGGCACTAGCCGCTTTGTCGCCAGCGAGGTGCTGGCCAAGCACGACGAGAACTACATGCCTCCCGAGGCTGCCCAGGCCGTGGGCGACGCCCATAACCGGGCGGCCCAGAAGAAGGCCGCGGTGGAGGCGGCCGGGGCTGCGGTCGCACCGGCTCCCGCGCCCGCCCAGTATTGA
- the mgtE gene encoding magnesium transporter, with product MTADNPEIREEPRHQDDVQDALREIQALLSRLKRAEEMIPAPEGAEGAGVEELPQQQHLGQLRRKLDELHPADVAYVLEALPLADRLLVWDLIETEQEGDILLEVSDAVRESLIETMAPSELVAAAEQLDADELADLAPDLPRAVMDDVFRALPIEEREHLREAMSYPEDSVGHLMDFELVSVREDITLEVALRYLRRYEELPDHTDQLFVVDREERLQGVLPLNVLLVNDLDVEVGALMQTETLTLKPLDKAETAAQAFDRYDLVSAPVVDEEGRLVGRVTVNEVLDYVREEAEADQLAQAGLSEEEDIFAPVLDSVKNRWRWLAINLVTAFIASRVIGAFEGSIEKLVALAALMPIVAGIGGNSGNQTITMIVRAIALGQVQPDAARRLYRKEMAVALFNGLVWGGLLGLLAFWLYKDVRLGLVMTGAMTLNLLLAATVGVAIPMTMQRLGRDPAMGASVLITAVTDSGGFFIFLGMATFFLL from the coding sequence ATGACAGCAGACAACCCGGAAATCCGCGAAGAGCCGCGTCACCAGGACGATGTCCAGGACGCTCTGCGCGAGATTCAGGCCCTGCTGTCCCGGCTCAAGCGGGCGGAGGAGATGATCCCGGCGCCGGAAGGCGCCGAAGGGGCAGGTGTTGAGGAACTGCCTCAGCAGCAGCACCTGGGCCAGTTGCGCAGGAAACTCGACGAGTTGCACCCGGCGGACGTGGCCTATGTGCTGGAGGCCCTGCCTCTGGCCGACCGCCTGCTGGTCTGGGACCTGATCGAGACCGAGCAGGAAGGCGACATCCTGCTGGAAGTCTCGGACGCGGTACGGGAATCCCTGATCGAGACCATGGCCCCCTCGGAGCTGGTGGCCGCCGCCGAGCAACTGGATGCCGATGAGCTGGCGGACCTGGCGCCGGATCTGCCCAGGGCCGTGATGGACGACGTGTTCCGCGCCCTGCCCATCGAGGAGCGGGAACACCTGCGGGAAGCCATGTCCTACCCGGAGGACTCGGTAGGCCACCTGATGGACTTCGAACTGGTTTCGGTGCGGGAGGACATCACCCTGGAGGTGGCCCTGCGCTACCTGCGCCGCTACGAGGAACTGCCCGACCATACCGATCAGCTCTTCGTGGTGGATAGGGAGGAGCGCCTACAGGGCGTGCTGCCCCTCAATGTGCTGCTGGTGAACGACCTGGACGTGGAAGTCGGCGCCCTGATGCAGACCGAGACCCTTACTCTCAAGCCCCTGGACAAGGCAGAGACCGCCGCTCAGGCCTTCGACCGCTACGACCTGGTGTCGGCGCCGGTGGTGGACGAAGAGGGGCGGCTGGTGGGCCGGGTGACGGTGAACGAAGTACTGGACTACGTGCGGGAGGAGGCCGAAGCCGACCAACTGGCCCAGGCCGGTCTGTCCGAGGAGGAGGATATCTTCGCCCCGGTGCTGGACTCGGTGAAGAACCGCTGGCGCTGGCTAGCCATCAACCTGGTCACCGCCTTCATCGCCTCCCGGGTGATCGGCGCCTTCGAGGGCTCCATCGAAAAACTGGTGGCCCTGGCCGCCCTGATGCCCATCGTCGCCGGCATCGGCGGCAACTCCGGCAACCAGACCATCACCATGATCGTCCGCGCCATCGCCCTGGGCCAGGTCCAGCCCGACGCGGCGCGACGTCTCTACCGCAAGGAAATGGCGGTGGCCCTGTTCAACGGCCTGGTCTGGGGCGGCCTCCTGGGCCTCTTGGCCTTCTGGCTCTACAAGGACGTGCGCCTGGGCCTGGTGATGACCGGCGCCATGACCCTGAATCTGCTGCTGGCCGCCACCGTCGGCGTGGCCATCCCCATGACCATGCAACGCCTGGGCCGGGACCCGGCCATGGGCGCCTCGGTGCTGATCACCGCCGTCACCGATTCCGGCGGCTTTTTCATCTTCCTCGGCATGGCGACCTTTTTCCTGCTCTGA
- a CDS encoding tetratricopeptide repeat protein, which produces MPGHTPSSAPGIKGAVPALVLGLILAFAVVLAYWQAPLNGFHFDDEANIVDRAAIHLTELSLAGLWRAAREGLLPSRPLSNVSLAIDWWRGGGSAATFIRSNIVLHLLMALAVWSCVRRLLLLQGQPRAPALGLAWGAALLWALHPIQVQAVTYVVQRMAELSALFSLLSVLAYVRGRTERRLAWLVLSLVTFLLSVAAKENGWITPALWWLAEFGCCRGQASKLLEHPASRLLFALPFLLLLYVVVDIASGQGPLAQSGMLSYRGRDFTMAERLLTQPRVIVFHLSQMLWPLPDRFSVEHDFLKSTGLFSPATTLAALLGLLAWCGTGLVALLHQRWRLAGFWLLWVPVTLVVESSVVPLEMVFEHRMYLPSVGLFGLAATLPTVWLPGTGHRKVALPLVLLVAIGLILATRERVEVWRDNASLYADAVRHAPNSGRAWNGLGAAQLQAGDIEAAERSLTRAMALDPTLSAPPEKLGVIVLDRGERQKAGELLWRAVRLERSHSALNHLGEWMLQGDDVDGAVRAFSQAVVLAPWLPAYRWNLALALERQGNCAEAREQWQAYLERETDPAGLEEVRRHLEETGASSHCN; this is translated from the coding sequence ATGCCGGGGCATACCCCCTCTTCTGCGCCAGGCATCAAGGGGGCCGTGCCAGCCCTGGTGCTTGGCCTGATCCTGGCCTTCGCCGTCGTCCTGGCCTACTGGCAGGCGCCGTTGAATGGCTTCCACTTCGACGACGAAGCCAACATCGTCGACCGGGCGGCGATCCACCTCACCGAACTCAGTCTGGCGGGGCTCTGGCGCGCCGCAAGGGAAGGCCTGCTGCCCAGCCGGCCCCTGTCCAATGTCAGCCTGGCCATCGATTGGTGGCGGGGCGGCGGCAGCGCCGCCACCTTCATCCGCAGCAATATCGTCCTGCATCTGCTGATGGCTTTGGCGGTCTGGTCCTGCGTTCGGCGTCTGCTGCTGCTCCAGGGCCAGCCCCGAGCTCCGGCTCTGGGTCTAGCCTGGGGCGCCGCTCTGCTCTGGGCACTGCATCCCATCCAGGTTCAGGCCGTCACCTACGTGGTGCAGCGCATGGCGGAACTCTCGGCCCTGTTCAGCCTGCTCTCGGTGCTGGCCTATGTGCGGGGGCGTACCGAAAGACGACTGGCTTGGCTGGTGCTGTCCCTGGTGACTTTCCTGTTGTCCGTGGCCGCCAAGGAAAATGGCTGGATCACCCCGGCTCTTTGGTGGCTGGCCGAATTCGGCTGCTGTCGCGGGCAGGCATCAAAACTCCTGGAGCACCCCGCTTCCCGCCTGCTGTTTGCCCTGCCGTTTTTGCTGCTGCTGTATGTGGTAGTGGATATCGCCAGTGGCCAGGGCCCCCTGGCCCAGTCGGGAATGCTGAGCTACCGGGGGCGCGACTTCACCATGGCTGAGCGCTTGCTGACCCAGCCCCGGGTGATTGTCTTTCATCTGTCCCAGATGCTCTGGCCCCTGCCTGATCGCTTCAGCGTGGAGCACGATTTCCTGAAGTCCACCGGACTTTTTTCTCCTGCCACCACACTGGCGGCCTTGCTGGGGCTGCTGGCCTGGTGCGGGACCGGGCTGGTGGCTTTGCTGCATCAGCGTTGGCGGCTGGCGGGATTCTGGCTCCTGTGGGTGCCCGTCACCCTGGTGGTGGAAAGCAGCGTCGTGCCCCTGGAAATGGTGTTCGAACACCGCATGTACCTGCCCAGCGTCGGTCTCTTCGGCCTGGCAGCTACATTGCCGACAGTCTGGCTCCCGGGTACCGGACACAGGAAAGTAGCGCTGCCCCTGGTGCTGTTGGTTGCGATTGGCCTCATCCTGGCCACCCGTGAACGGGTGGAGGTCTGGCGCGACAACGCCAGCCTCTATGCCGATGCGGTGCGCCATGCCCCCAATTCCGGGCGGGCCTGGAATGGACTGGGAGCCGCCCAGTTGCAGGCCGGCGACATCGAGGCCGCGGAACGCTCCCTGACCCGGGCCATGGCCCTCGATCCGACTCTATCCGCCCCGCCGGAAAAGCTCGGCGTGATCGTTCTGGACCGGGGTGAACGGCAAAAAGCCGGGGAACTGCTCTGGCGGGCGGTACGCCTGGAACGCAGTCACTCTGCCCTGAATCATCTGGGGGAATGGATGCTGCAAGGCGATGACGTGGACGGTGCGGTGCGGGCCTTTTCCCAGGCCGTGGTCCTGGCCCCCTGGTTGCCGGCCTATCGCTGGAATCTGGCTCTGGCCCTGGAACGTCAGGGAAACTGCGCTGAAGCGCGGGAACAGTGGCAGGCCTATCTGGAGCGGGAGACCGACCCCGCTGGCCTGGAGGAAGTGCGCCGCCATCTGGAAGAGACCGGCGCCAGCAGCCACTGCAACTGA
- a CDS encoding carbohydrate porin, with amino-acid sequence MRKNNLPGCTVMLLSALCLGGAMAQEDDAIPDYREETLSGDWGGLRRDWYRQGLAVEAGYKWDMLKVTSGGQARGGRPMEHLDLKAKLDLESMLGWEATTAYFNYIHDAGGKLNRDYLGSQLASSNIEVTVSTGRLFHAWVEKGFWGNRLSLLAGLYPIDSEFQVLDSAGVFVQPPYGAMADIALTRGPSIFNNSAFGLRAKWRSADATVYFQGAVLDGIPGDPRHPKATHVRFDKGDGAMQIVELGYAPREKGHLFEPASPEKGVPTTPELKAHEAREAYEKYAFGLWRYTTRVDDLMDIDDAGVPMQRRSQGWYALLERSLWQWAGGDLSAFFRTGVTDGNSIAIRRATNLGLVMRGPLPNREKDQFGAAHTRGTLGGKFRESQELAGIGTVKAESAVEITYLVQVNKWLAVQPVWQRYRDPGATSGVSSATVLGLRLGVAL; translated from the coding sequence ATGAGAAAAAATAACCTCCCCGGTTGCACCGTGATGCTTCTTTCCGCCCTTTGTCTTGGCGGCGCCATGGCCCAGGAGGACGATGCCATCCCCGACTATCGGGAAGAAACCCTGAGCGGAGACTGGGGCGGCCTGCGTCGGGACTGGTATCGGCAAGGCCTGGCTGTGGAGGCTGGCTACAAGTGGGACATGTTGAAGGTGACATCCGGAGGGCAGGCTCGGGGTGGGCGTCCCATGGAGCACCTGGATTTGAAGGCCAAGCTGGATCTGGAAAGCATGTTGGGATGGGAAGCCACCACTGCCTATTTCAACTATATCCATGATGCCGGCGGCAAGCTCAATCGGGATTATCTGGGCAGCCAGTTGGCGTCGTCCAATATCGAGGTGACCGTCAGCACGGGCCGCCTGTTTCATGCCTGGGTGGAGAAAGGTTTTTGGGGCAACCGGCTTTCCCTGCTGGCGGGCCTGTACCCCATCGATTCAGAGTTCCAGGTCCTGGATTCGGCCGGAGTCTTCGTGCAGCCCCCCTATGGGGCGATGGCCGACATCGCCCTGACCCGGGGGCCTTCGATTTTCAACAACTCGGCCTTTGGCCTGCGGGCCAAGTGGCGCTCCGCCGATGCCACAGTGTATTTCCAGGGGGCAGTGCTCGATGGCATTCCGGGGGATCCCCGGCATCCGAAGGCGACCCATGTGCGTTTCGACAAGGGGGACGGCGCCATGCAGATTGTGGAGTTGGGCTACGCCCCCCGGGAAAAGGGCCACCTGTTCGAACCTGCCAGTCCGGAGAAGGGTGTGCCGACCACGCCGGAGCTGAAGGCCCATGAGGCCAGGGAGGCTTACGAGAAATACGCCTTCGGCCTGTGGCGCTACACGACCCGGGTGGACGACCTGATGGACATTGATGATGCCGGTGTCCCGATGCAGCGGCGCAGCCAGGGCTGGTATGCCCTGCTGGAGCGCTCCCTGTGGCAATGGGCGGGAGGCGACCTGTCGGCCTTTTTCCGCACCGGCGTCACCGATGGAAATTCCATCGCAATCCGGCGGGCGACCAATCTGGGCCTGGTCATGCGCGGCCCCTTGCCCAATCGGGAGAAGGACCAGTTCGGTGCGGCCCATACGCGGGGGACCCTGGGCGGGAAATTCCGTGAGAGCCAGGAACTGGCCGGCATCGGCACCGTGAAAGCGGAATCGGCGGTCGAGATCACCTATCTGGTCCAGGTGAACAAGTGGCTGGCGGTACAGCCGGTATGGCAGCGTTACCGCGATCCAGGCGCCACCAGTGGGGTGTCCTCGGCCACGGTACTGGGCCTGAGGCTGGGCGTGGCCCTGTGA